In Paraburkholderia flava, one genomic interval encodes:
- the gstA gene encoding glutathione transferase GstA, whose product MKLYYSPGACSLAVRIALLEAGLDFDAIKVNLPKHTLATGEDYYAISPRGYLPLLELDDGSRHTEGAALLQYVGDRDPRHALIPAVGTPERMAVLEWLTHIGTEMHKVFSPWLWHSDTADSTRETCLKKLAARFTELDTLFATREYLTGTFTVADAYAFTIVNWAPMLKISLSDYPNLLAYQARVAARPKVHEALVAEGLAKAH is encoded by the coding sequence ATGAAACTCTACTACTCGCCTGGCGCCTGTTCGCTCGCCGTTCGTATCGCGCTGCTCGAAGCCGGCCTCGACTTCGACGCAATCAAGGTCAACCTCCCGAAGCACACGCTCGCGACCGGCGAAGACTACTACGCGATTTCGCCGCGCGGCTACCTGCCGCTGCTCGAACTCGACGACGGCTCGCGGCACACCGAAGGCGCGGCGCTGCTGCAATACGTCGGCGATCGCGATCCGCGGCATGCGCTGATTCCGGCTGTGGGCACGCCGGAACGGATGGCTGTGCTCGAATGGCTCACCCATATCGGCACCGAAATGCACAAGGTGTTCAGCCCGTGGCTGTGGCATTCGGATACTGCTGATTCGACGAGAGAGACGTGCCTCAAGAAGCTCGCTGCGCGCTTTACCGAACTCGATACGCTGTTCGCCACGCGCGAGTACCTGACCGGCACGTTCACGGTCGCCGACGCGTACGCGTTCACGATCGTCAACTGGGCGCCGATGCTGAAGATCAGTCTGTCGGATTATCCGAATCTGCTCGCGTATCAGGCGCGTGTTGCCGCGCGGCCGAAGGTGCATGAAGCGCTGGTTGCAGAGGGGTTGGCGAAGGCGCATTAA